TGCGTTTCATTCTGTCGTTAAATCTGAGCCTTGTTTTCTGATCAGGGATTATCCTGTCTTGATGATGCTTGCCTGTGTTTTGATACCTGATATGGATTTTGGTAATGAGGAGTGGATTTCTGTGAATAAACACTATGCTGAGGTGATACACTTGACGTCCCGTCTCTCTGCGACCGTCGGTGATCTAGGAGCAGCAAACGGATCAAGAACGGGAAAAATTTAAAAGGATTCTTATGATGACAGGTTCCAGATGCAGATCTAGATTTAGTATTGTGTTgagtcgctgtgtgtgtgtgtgtgtgtgagtgtgagagagagagaaactttaATTTGCTCTGTGtatcctatagatagttttcactgacgtcacggcattccggggaacgccctccagccgccatcttgtggggcaaacaaaacggaccatcgccattaccagctacgttatctcagacgaatttatgaagttatatagtcagttttctaaaataaagatcaatgtcggcaaaatcaagcaaacagaagtatatagatacattagacgacatctcacgacaacggtatgcagccaaactggccttgattgggggaattgacccttacgaagtggacaaagatgcattttcaagtgactatgcagggctgccatccatatcgtaccctgatattgtgaactatttcgtgaatactaaaagtgcctacacacttgacgacctcaaagcatacaagtcgctggagtcatacaattattttgtctgtggctgggtccgtgaagtccaccatataaaaacaagtgacagtcgtgtcctaattacagccaaggtatgtaaacattggaattttagagctctcaacactgcatataaatatgtgtgtgtgtgtataatatcgagttgatttaaaacaaattttacatccattagtggtattacagtaccatgtcagtataaactttgtaatataattaactggtatgtaggcttgttacattttgtgtttgttatgataaatatgacaatttATAGGCCAGTAATAATCATATGTTTGCAGCCTTGTACCGAGCGATatcaagtgtacattacaatgtaaacgtatactcagcggttccagttaggcattctccagagattgtttacatgatgttttggtttccaaaaacaaacttaaacacaattgattgtttatttaaacaacttaccacttataaaatgatcggagcagactttgctgtgtttggaaggctgataatccttgcggttgattctcgcaagccatagatttctcctttgtatgctgagtttctttgtttgctcgcctttgtgctcccgtacagtgggaattccataaaagctccgcttgacgtcatcatctgacctattacgacagccgtgaatacaacaggtgtgcaccattgctagctttaaatagcctgcttgggttcttttgaagactttgtactcgcgcgttacaatgtgtgctcagtcacccgtacggtaagcttgacccacaagatggccaccactagggaatccccgactctgtgacgtcatgtaaaAACTATGTGTAAAGCATTTGAAACTGTAAAACGAGCTTAACATAAAATACCAATGCAAGCTGCATTCACTGgcctgacgtgtgtgtgtgtgtgtttaaagttcCATAACCTACAGGAGCTGAGGCACAGCGCGTCTCTGGCGAATAAAGTGTTTATCCAGAGAGATTACTCCGAGGGAACTGTCTGCAAATTCCAGACCAAATTCCCATCTGAACTGGACAgccgggtgagagagagagacacacacagtgcTAAACGAGCTCTGGGAGTTAATGATAACTGTGATATCTGTAATAACACTTTTCAAAGTGTTAGAGAGTGATACAGTTACAGTGTGTTCCCCTGATTGGCTGGTTAACTCAGCTCTTGTGTGTGATTGGCCAGATTGAGAAGACTCTGTTCGAGGACACGGTGAAGACACTAAATAATTACTATGCGGAGGCGGAGAAAATTGGAGGCCACGCTTACCTCGAGGGCTGCCTCGCCTGCATCACAGCCTACCTCATCTTCCTCTGCATGGAGACACGCTacgaaaaggtgtgtgtgtgtgagagagagagagagagaacccacTAGAGGTCTACgcgggttggatttttcagtcccgctcccgcccgcgcctgcattgtgcagtcccactcccgcccgccaagaattatgattttcagtcccgctcccacccacaaaaaaattatgattttcagtcccgctcccgcccgcaaatcccgcatgatgcagacgttcgcgtctgCATCATGCTCAcgttcatgtttattgtttaccttgtttctgaattcagtatgtagtgtctctaataataattagtgctgtcaagcgattaaaatatttaatcacgaatcgCACATTatcatcacatgagaaaccattgtaattctctgatcagcataaaaaagtgaatgggcttgctttgtatcaatggtattattattattttttgtttgttttattgcaaagcagagctagtaagagaaatgaattgatttactacttgagttagtctacaactttaatcagatagacaggttacacagtgacggtaggcttgactcaatgctatcccagaaatctttcctgtaatatgcaaatttggccgcctctgattggacagccaaatttgcatattacaggaaggatttctgggatagcattgagtcaagcctaccgtcactgtgtaacctgtctctctgattaaagttgtagactaatgcaagcagtaaatc
The DNA window shown above is from Neoarius graeffei isolate fNeoGra1 chromosome 18, fNeoGra1.pri, whole genome shotgun sequence and carries:
- the golga7ba gene encoding golgin A7 family, member Ba translates to MPSAPRTATGRTTLPYCHQSFHNLQELRHSASLANKVFIQRDYSEGTVCKFQTKFPSELDSRIEKTLFEDTVKTLNNYYAEAEKIGGHAYLEGCLACITAYLIFLCMETRYEKVLKKISRYIQEQNEKIYAPRGLLITDPVERGMRVIEISIYEDRGSSGSSSGSSTTSSSGR